One Thunnus thynnus chromosome 21, fThuThy2.1, whole genome shotgun sequence DNA segment encodes these proteins:
- the ncf2 gene encoding neutrophil cytosol factor 2, whose protein sequence is MSYVDTLRQWDTAATFVDKKDFSEALKIFLSIQDPNSKIHFNIGCLHLLNQDLDAAEKAFDCSIRKDEHLAVAFFQRGITFYKKTRYEESLADFQQAFKALRSNHLIDYKALGLRYILYACDVLHNVALAEAQLGHWEKAHENLVKALNYKIEAKLNMIDKALDSTLKQKLFKPVEFPKNVLFKPNKHYVAQLEEKDYLGKAKVVASVIPQDAFSGFAPLQPQVEDGPTDGPKEPEVLRALEGEPHTVLFEFVPETSDELAVVPGNIVFVLQKGDDNWAYVIFNERRGLVPYNYLERLEISLASKQNGGTSGSQSREPPTRPERIPGLTPSGSSGDLQPMAAQSTDNSYIVKVRYTFTFVVSVSPGCSYETLIEKISEKLNLSSASITLSLTSEATEESIINANTDMESVWSRASGRHITLWCSTKDQTDGKPQNVIHLVALHSYESSNPEDLNFQQGDTITFLSRVNQDWMEGQCHGKTGIFPAPFVEEVPVNGQ, encoded by the exons ttttcagAAGCACTCAAGATCTTTTTGTCTATCCAAGATCCAAACTCCAAAATTCACTTTAACATTGGCTGTCTCCATCTTCTCAACCAAGACCTGGATGCTGCCGAAAAG GCATTTGATTGCAGCATACGCAAGGATGAGCACCTGGCTGTTGCCTTCTTTCAAAGAGGAATCACTTTTTACAAAAAGACGAG GTATGAGGAGTCTTTAGCTGACTTCCAGCAGGCCTTCAAGGCTCTAAGAAGCAACCATCTGATAGATTACAAAGCACTTGGTCTCAGATACATATTATATGCATGTGAT GTTCTCCACAATGTGGCCCTGGCTGAGGCTCAGCTGGGTCACTGGGAAAAAGCCCATGAAAACCTTGTGAAGGCTCTCAACTACAAGATAGAGGCCAAACTCAATATGATTGACAAAGCTCTGGACTCCACCCTG aaacagaagcttTTCAAACCAGTTGAGTTCccaaaaaatgtgctttttaaacCAAATAAGCACTACGTCGCTCAGTTAGAGGAGAAGGACTACCTGGGCAAAGCAAAG GTTGTTGCCTCAGTCATTCCTCAGGATGCCTTCTCTGGATTTGCCCCCTTACAGCCACAG GTTGAAGATGGTCCCACCGATGGTCCAAAAGAACCCGAAGTTCTGAG GGCTTTGGAAGGGGAACCCCACACTGTCCTGTTTGAGTTTGTTCCTGAGACCAGTGATGAGTTGGCTGTAGTGCCGGGCAACATTGTGTTTGTACTGCAGAAGGGTGATGACAACTGGGCATATGTGATCTTCAACGAAAGA AGGGGACTTGTTCCTTACAATTACCTGGAACGTTTGGAAATTTCCTTGGCTTCTAAACAGAACGGG GGAACATCTGGATCTCAAAGTCGAGAACCACCAACCAGACCTGAAAGGATACCAG GTCTTACTCCAAGTGGAAGCAGTGGAGACTTACAACCTATG GCTGCACAGTCCACTGACAATTCATATATTGTCAAAGTCCGTTACACATTCACCTTTGTAGTCTCTGTATCACCTGGGTGTTCCTATGAGACACTGATTGAGAAAATCAGTGAGAAACTGAACCTCTCTTCTGCTTCAATCACCTTGAG TTTAACCTCTGAGGCAACTGAGGAAAGTATAATCAATGCCAACACAGATATGGAAAGTGTGTGGAGTCGTGCCAGCGGCAGGCACATCACCTTGTGGTGCAGCACCAAGGAC CAAACTGATGGAAAGCCACAGAACGTGATTCACTTGGTGGCACTTCACTCCTACGAGTCATCAAATCCTGAGGATCTCAACTTTCAGCAAGGAGACACAATCACATTCCTCTCCAGAG tcAACCAGGACTGGATGGAAGGACAGTGTCATGGGAAAACTGGTATATTTCCTGCACCCTTTGTGGAAGAAGTCCCTGTGAATGGCCAGTGA